From a region of the Lactuca sativa cultivar Salinas chromosome 4, Lsat_Salinas_v11, whole genome shotgun sequence genome:
- the LOC111896507 gene encoding phosphatidylinositol 4-kinase gamma 6: MSRNSDSPVQTQMAVAVFNSPLGREYHGTSKMEGMKHFTGRRRVFVQTESGCVLGMELDRSDNAHTVKRRLQIALSLPIEESSLTFGDMVLNNDLSAIRDHSPLLLTRNILHRSSSTPCLSPTGRDTRQKDQSVPVEILGHSSNFNQTKPLVDEVVNAIISGVDPIPVNGGLGGAYYFKNCQGESVAIVKPTDEEPFAPNNPKGFIGKTLGQPGLKRSVRVGETGFREVAAYLLDYDHFANVPPTALVKITHSIFNVNDSVCNNNNNNNNNKKKTERKKKLFSKIASFQQFIPHDFDASDYGTSSFPVSAVHRIGILDIRIFNTDRHGGNLLVRKMKNSEVGRFSEVELIPIDHGLCLPENLEDPYFEWIHWPQASIPFSDDELEYIEKLDPFHDSDMLRSELPMIREACLRVLILCTIFLKEAARFGLCVGEIGEMMSREFRRGEEEPSELEVLCMDARRLLAEKEIKNENGNENDIAFDNHESENQFQFEIDCEDTISAFDFTPKMSENFVNNNLSFHLRNPLSKLEEAIEEEESEEDVSNLSMSFKNNCSFSDKLKKKTENMSYVGVNSSSGHRSANELMPAGASFVKLSDMNEEEWSLFLEKFQDLIYTAFVKRKSISIGQRQRQRLGTSCQF, from the coding sequence ATGTCTCGTAACTCAGACAGTCCAGTTCAAACCCAAATGGCAGTCGCTGTTTTCAACAGTCCCTTAGGGAGAGAATACCATGGAACCAGTAAAATGGAAGGGATGAAGCATTTCACAGGAAGACGACGAGTCTTTGTTCAAACTGAATCCGGCTGTGTCTTAGGAATGGAGCTAGATCGAAGTGATAACGCTCATACAGTGAAACGAAGGTTACAAATAGCTCTAAGTCTCCCAATCGAAGAAAGCTCTCTAACTTTTGGTGACATGGTTTTAAACAACGACCTCAGTGCCATTCGTGACCATTCTCCTCTTCTCTTAACAAGAAACATCTTACACAGAAGCTCTTCAACTCCATGTTTATCCCCAACTGGTAGAGACACCCGCCAAAAAGACCAAAGCGTCCCCGTTGAAATCCTGGGGCATTCTAGTAATTTCAACCAAACAAAACCGCTCGTTGATGAAGTTGTGAACGCGATAATCTCCGGGGTTGACCCGATCCCAGTCAACGGTGGTCTTGGAGGAGCTTATTACTTCAAAAACTGTCAAGGTGAAAGTGTCGCTATTGTAAAACCTACAGATGAAGAGCCTTTTGCTCCTAATAATCCAAAAGGGTTTATTGGTAAAACCCTTGGTCAACCAGGGTTAAAACGGTCAGTTCGTGTTGGTGAAACCGGTTTCAGAGAAGTAGCAGCTTATCTTCTTGATTATGATCATTTTGCTAATGTCCCCCCTACAGCTTTAGTCAAAATCACACATTCAATCTTCAATGTCAATGACAGTGtttgcaacaacaacaacaacaataacaacaacaagaagaaaacagaaagaaagaagaagCTGTTTAGCAAGATTGCTTCATTTCAGCAATTCATCCCCCATGATTTTGATGCAAGTGATTATGGAACTTCAAGCTTCCCTGTGTCAGCTGTTCATAGAATCGGGATCTTAGATATTCGAATCTTCAACACAGATAGACATGGAGGAAATTTGTTAGTaagaaagatgaaaaattctgaaGTTGGAAGATTTAGTGAAGTTGAATTGATACCTATTGATCATGGGCTTTGTTTACCTGAAAATCTAGAAGACCCATATTTCGAATGGATCCATTGGCCTCAAGCTTCGATTCCATTTTCAGATGATGAACTTGAATACATTGAGAAACTCGATCCGTTTCATGATTCAGACATGTTAAGATCTGAACTTCCAATGATAAGAGAAGCTTGTTTAAGGGTTTTGATTTTGTGtactatttttttaaaagaagCAGCTCGATTTGGTTTATGTGTTGGTGAAATTGGAGAGATGATGAGTCGGGAATTTCGTAGGGGTGAAGAGGAACCGAGTGAACTCGAGGTGTTATGTATGGATGCAAGAAGATTATTAGCTGAAAaggaaattaaaaatgaaaatggaAATGAAAATGACATCGCCTTTGATAATCATGAAAGTGAAAATCAATTTCAGTTTGAAATTGATTGTGAGGATACGATTTCTGCCTTTGATTTTACTCCTAAAATGTCGGAGAATTTCGTAAACAATAATCTTTCATTCCATTTGAGAAACCCGCTTTCGAAGCTTGAAGAAGccattgaagaagaagaaagtgaaGAAGATGTTTCAAATCTGTCAATGTCTTTCAAGAACAACTGTAGTTTTAGTGATAAGTTGAAGAAGAAAACAGAGAATATGAGTTATGTAGGAGTGAATTCGTCATCTGGACACAGGAGTGCCAATGAGCTGATGCCAGCTGGCGCTAGTTTTGTGAAGCTTTCAGACATGAATGAAGAAGAATGGAGTTTGTTTCTTGAAAAGTTTCAGGATTTGATTTACACAGCTTTTGTTAAACGTAAGTCAATTTCAATAGGACAAAGGCAAAGACAAAGGCTTGGGACTTCTTGCCAGTTTTGA
- the LOC111896510 gene encoding uncharacterized protein LOC111896510 yields the protein MSKENMRRNIVEKKNTTSPNPRSNKEKPSSTQSLISKHLKKVYPVGIHKTSSLLSLSSLSLTLSHNSNDSFTDSSPTLEQTISSALQLIITPTPSRREQPVAKTTSNHVNNLDPINCEDQGLRRCNWITKNSDKLYVEFHDECWGVPVYDDNQLFELLSLCGMLMNYNWTEILKRKNLVREAFYGFEPNIVAKMGEEDIMEIASNKDMMLGESRVRSIVENAKCILKIAKTHGSFSGYMWGSVNYKPTINRCRHPRNVPLRTPKAEAISKDLLKHGFRLVGPVIVYSFMQAAGISIDHLVDCFRFSECVNLAERPWRHV from the exons ATGTCGAAAGAAAACATGAGGAGAAACATTGTGGAAAAGAAAAACACAACTTCTCCAAATCCAAGGAGTAACAAAGAGAAACCTTCATCAACACAAAGCCTCATATCCAAACACTTGAAGAAAGTTTACCCTGTTGGGATTCACAAAACAAGCTCACTTCTATCCTTATCTTCACTTTCTTTAACTCTTTCACATAACTCCAATGACTCGTTTACAGATTCTTCTCCTACACTCGAGCAAACAATCTCATCTGCACTTCAACTCATCATTACACCAACACCTTCTAGAAGAGAGCAACCCGTTGCTAAAACGACTAGCAATCATGTGAATAATTTGGATCCCATCAATTGTGAGGATCAAGGCTTGAGAAGATGCAATTGGATTACTAAAAACAGTG ATAAACTTTATGTTGAATTCCATGATGAATGCTGGGGAGTTCCAGTGTACGACGACAA CCAACTATTCGAATTGCTTTCATTGTGTGGAATGCTGATGAATTACAATTGGACGGAAATCCTTAAAAGGAAGAATCTTGTCag AGAAGCTTTCTATGGATTCGAACCAAATATCGTTGCAAAAATGGGAGAAGAAGACATCATGGAAATAGCCTCGAACAAGGACATGATGTTAGGTGAAAGTAGAGTCAGATCCATTGTTGAAAATGCCAAATGCATCCTCAAG ATTGCAAAAACACATGGATCATTTAGTGGATACATGTGGGGTTCTGTAAATTATAAACCAACAATCAACAGATGCAGACATCCAAGAAACGTACCCTTAAGAACCCCAAAAGCCGAAGCCATTAGCAAAGATTTACTCAAGCATGGCTTCCGGCTTGTGGGCCCAGTCATCGTCTACTCATTCATGCAAGCTGCTGGAATCAGCATTGACCATCTCGTTGACTGTTTTAGATTCAGTGAATGTGTCAATCTTGCTGAAAGACCATGGAGACACGTCTAA